In Salmo trutta chromosome 16, fSalTru1.1, whole genome shotgun sequence, a genomic segment contains:
- the rpl29 gene encoding large ribosomal subunit protein eL29 produces MAKSKNHTTHNQSRKAHRNGIKKPRPDRYESMKGVDPKFMKNMRFAKKHNKKGQKTANAAAKKIADAAP; encoded by the exons ATGGCAAAGTCAAAGAATCATACCACCCACAACCAGT CCCGTAAGGCCCACAGGAATGGGATCAAGAAGCCCAGACCAGACCGTTACGAGTCTATGAAAGGG GTTGACCCTAAGTTCATGAAGAACATGCGTTTTGCCAAGAAGCACAACAAGAAGGGTCAGAAGACAGCCAACGCAGCGGCTAAGAAGATCGCTGATGCAGCCCCTTAG